In the Pan paniscus chromosome 8, NHGRI_mPanPan1-v2.0_pri, whole genome shotgun sequence genome, one interval contains:
- the LOC117978129 gene encoding phosphoglucomutase-like protein 5: MAAANGIGRLIIGQNGILSTPAVSCIIRKIKAAGGIILIASNCPGGPGGEFGVKFNVANGGPAPDVVSDKIYQISKTIEEYAICPDLRIDLSRLGRQEFDLENKFKPFRVEIVYPVDIYLNFLRTIFDFHAIRSLLTGPSQLKIRVDAMHGVMGPYVRKVLCDELGAAANSAINCVPLEDFGGQHPDPNLTYATTLLEAMKGGEYGFGAAFDADGDRYMILGQNGFFVSPSDSLAIIAANLSCIPCFRQMGVRGFGRSMPTSMALDR, encoded by the exons ATTGGACGACTGATTATTGGACAGAATGGCATCTTGTCGACACCTGCGGTCTCCTGCATTATCAGGAAGATCAAGGCAGCTGGTGGAATCATTCTAATAGCCAGCAACTGCCCTGGAGGACCAGGGGGAGAGTTTGGAGTGAAGTTTAATGTTGCCAATGGAG GTCCTGCACCCGATGTTGTCTCAGACAAAATCTACCAAATCAGCAAAACGATTGAGGAATATGCTATATGTCCTGATCTCCGAATCGACCTATCTCGACTAGGAAGACAAGAATTTGACCTAGAGAACAAATTCAAACCATTCAGAG tGGAGATAGTGTACCCAGTGGATATCTATCTTAACTTCCTTCGGACCATCTTTGACTTTCATGCCATCAGGAGTTTGCTGACTGGGCCCAGCCAACTGAAGATTCGCGTTGACGCAATGCATGGAG TTATGGGACCTTATGTGAGAAAAGTTCTGTGTGATGAGCTGGGGGCCGCAGCCAATTCTGCAATAAACTGTGTTCCCCTGGAAGACTTTGGAGGGCAGCACCCTGACCCAAACCTGACATATGCAACGACTCTTCTGGAAGCAATGAAAGGAGGAGAATATGGATTTGGAGCTGCATTTGATGCTGATGGG GACCGTTACATGATCCTAGGCCAAAATGGCTTCTTTGTGAGCCCTTCTGACTCCCTGGCCATCATTGCTGCCAACCTCTCTTGCATTCCATGTTTCCGTCAGATGGGGGTCCGTGGGTTTGGGAGGAGTATGCCAACCAGCATGGCCCTGGACAGGTAA
- the LOC129393261 gene encoding alpha/beta hydrolase domain-containing protein 17A-like: MNGLSLSELCCLFCCPPCPGRIAAKLAFLPPEATYSLVPEPEPGPGGAGAAPLGTLRASSGAPGRWKLHLTERADFQYSRRELDTIEVFPTKSARSNRVSCMYVRCVPGARYTALFSHGNAVDLGQMSSFYIGLGSRLHCNIFSYDYSGYGASSGRPSERNLYADIDAAWQALRTSPDSIILYGQSIGTVPTVDLASRYECAAVVLHSPLTSGMRVAFPDTKKTYYFDAFPNIEKVSKITSPVLIIHGTEDEVIDFSHGLALYERCPKAVEPLWVEGAGHNDIELYSQYLERLRRFISQELPSQRA, encoded by the exons ATGAACGGGCTGTCGCTGAGTGAGCTCTGCTGCCTCTTCTGCTGCCCGCCCTGCCCCGGCCGCATCGCTGCCAAGCTCGCCTTCCTGCCGCCGGAGGCCACCTACTCCCTGGTGCCTGAGCCTGAGCCGGGGCCTGGTGGGGCCGGGGCCGCCCCCTTGGGGACCCTGCGGGCCTCCTCGGGCGCACCCGGGCGCTGGAAGCTGCACCTGACGGAGCGTGCCGACTTCCAGTACAGCCGGCGCGAGCTGGACACCATCGAGGTCTTCCCCACCAAGAGCGCCCGCAGCAACCGCGTCTCCTGCATGTATGTTCGCTGCGTGCCTGGTGCCAGGTACACGGCCCTCTTCTCGCACGGCAATGCCGTGGACCTGGGCCAGATGAGCAGCTTCTACATTGGCCTGGGCTCCCGCCTCCACTGCAACATCTTCTCCTACGACTACTCCGGCTACGGTGCCAGCTCGGGCAGGCCTTCCGAGAGGAACCTCTATGCCGACATCGACGCCGCCTGGCAGGCCCTGCGCACCAGCCCGGACAGCATCATCCTGTACGGGCAGAGCATCGGCACGGTGCCCACCGTGGACCTGGCCTCGCGCTACGAGTGTGCCGCGGTGGTGCTGCACTCGCCGCTCACCTCGGGCATGCGCGTCGCCTTCCCCGACACCAAGAAAACCTACTACTTCGATGCTTTCCCTAA CATCGAGAAGGTGTCCAAGATCACGTCGCCCGTGCTCATCATCCACGGCACGGAGGACGAGGTGATCGACTTCTCGCACGGGCTGGCGCTCTACGAGCGCTGCCCCAAGGCGGTGGAGCCGCTGTGGGTGGAGGGCGCCGGGCACAACGACATCGAGCTCTACAGCCAGTACCTGGAGCGCCTGCGTCGCTTCATCTCCCAGGAGCTGCCCAGCCAGCGCGCCTAG